The following coding sequences are from one Streptomyces angustmyceticus window:
- the pepN gene encoding aminopeptidase N — translation MPGTNLTREEAQQRARLLTVDAYEIDLDLSGAQEGGTPGDDGNGGGTYRSVTTVRFDVAEAGADSFIDLVAPAVHEVLLNGEALDADAVFQDSRIALSGLRAGRNELRVVADCAYTNTGEGLHRFVDPVDQQAYLYTQFEVPDARRVFASFEQPDLKATFQFTVKAPEGWTVISNSPTPEPAGTIWRFEPTPRISTYVTALIVGPYHSVHSTYEKDGRTVPLGIYCRPSLAEHLDAEEIFAVTRQGFDWFQEKFDYAYPFEKYDQLFVPEFNAGAMENAGAVTIRDQYVFRSKVTDAAYEVRAETILHELAHMWFGDLVTMEWWNDLWLNESFATYTSIACQAYAPGSKWPHSWTTFANSMKTWAYRQDQLPSTHPIMAEINDLDDVLVNFDGITYAKGASVLKQLVAYVGTDEFFQGVQAYFKAHAYGNTRLSDLLGALEETSGRDLKTWSKKWLETAGINILRPEIEVDADGVITSFAVRQEAPALPAGAKGEPVLRPHRIAVGAYDLQDGKLVRTRRIELDVDGELTPVPQLTGERRPAVLLLNDDDLSYAKVRLDEESLRTVTEHLGDFTESLPRALSWASAWDMTRDGELATRDYLSLVLSGIGKESDIGVVQSLHRQVKLALDLYAAPDWRETGLAAWTAAALEQLRAAEPGSDHQLAWARAFAAAARTDEQLDLLQGLLEGTQELSGLAVDTELRWSLLHRLAATGRADEKAIAAELDRDKTSAGERYAATCRAARPTAEAKAEAWASVVESDRLPNSTQEAVIGGFVQTDQRELLAPYTAKYFDAVKDIWNARSHEMAQQIAVGLYPALQVSQETLDATDAWLASAEPSAALRRLMTESRAGIERALKAQAADAAA, via the coding sequence GTGCCTGGCACGAATCTGACCCGCGAAGAGGCACAGCAGCGGGCGCGCCTGCTGACCGTGGACGCGTATGAGATCGATCTCGACCTCTCCGGCGCGCAGGAAGGGGGTACCCCGGGCGACGACGGGAACGGGGGCGGCACCTACCGGTCGGTGACGACGGTGCGGTTCGACGTCGCCGAGGCGGGCGCGGACTCCTTCATCGACCTGGTCGCGCCGGCCGTGCACGAGGTGCTGCTCAACGGCGAGGCGCTGGACGCGGACGCGGTGTTCCAGGACTCGCGGATCGCGCTGTCCGGACTGCGGGCCGGCCGCAACGAGCTGCGGGTGGTCGCGGACTGCGCCTACACCAACACCGGTGAGGGACTGCACCGCTTTGTCGACCCGGTGGACCAGCAGGCCTACCTCTACACGCAGTTCGAGGTGCCGGACGCGCGGCGGGTGTTCGCCTCGTTCGAGCAGCCGGACCTGAAGGCGACGTTCCAGTTCACCGTGAAGGCCCCCGAGGGCTGGACGGTGATCTCCAACTCGCCGACGCCCGAACCGGCCGGCACCATCTGGCGGTTCGAGCCCACCCCGCGGATCTCGACGTACGTCACCGCGCTGATCGTGGGTCCGTACCACAGCGTGCACAGCACCTACGAGAAGGACGGGCGGACGGTGCCGCTGGGCATCTACTGCCGGCCGTCGCTGGCCGAGCACCTGGACGCGGAGGAGATCTTCGCGGTCACCCGGCAGGGCTTCGACTGGTTCCAGGAGAAGTTCGACTACGCCTACCCCTTCGAGAAGTACGACCAGCTCTTCGTGCCGGAGTTCAACGCCGGCGCGATGGAGAACGCGGGCGCGGTGACCATCCGCGACCAGTACGTCTTCCGCTCGAAGGTGACGGACGCGGCCTACGAGGTGCGCGCGGAGACGATCCTGCACGAGCTGGCGCACATGTGGTTCGGCGACCTGGTCACCATGGAGTGGTGGAACGACCTGTGGCTGAACGAGTCGTTCGCCACCTACACCTCCATCGCCTGCCAGGCGTACGCCCCGGGCTCGAAGTGGCCGCACTCGTGGACCACGTTCGCCAACTCCATGAAGACCTGGGCCTACCGGCAGGACCAGCTGCCGTCCACCCACCCGATCATGGCCGAGATCAACGACCTCGACGACGTCCTGGTCAACTTCGACGGCATCACCTACGCCAAGGGCGCCAGCGTCCTCAAGCAGCTGGTCGCCTACGTCGGCACGGACGAGTTCTTCCAGGGCGTCCAGGCGTACTTCAAGGCGCACGCCTACGGCAACACCCGGCTGTCGGACCTGCTCGGCGCGCTGGAGGAGACCAGCGGGCGGGACCTGAAGACCTGGTCGAAGAAGTGGCTGGAGACGGCCGGGATCAACATCCTGCGGCCGGAGATCGAGGTGGACGCCGACGGCGTCATCACCTCCTTCGCCGTCCGGCAGGAGGCCCCGGCACTGCCGGCCGGCGCCAAGGGCGAGCCCGTGCTGCGGCCGCACCGGATCGCGGTCGGCGCCTACGACCTCCAGGACGGCAAGCTGGTGCGCACCCGGCGGATCGAGCTGGACGTGGACGGGGAGCTGACCCCCGTGCCGCAGCTGACGGGCGAGCGGCGGCCCGCCGTGCTGCTCCTCAACGACGACGACCTGTCGTACGCCAAGGTCCGGCTGGACGAGGAGTCGCTGAGGACCGTCACCGAGCACCTCGGCGACTTCACCGAGTCGCTGCCGCGCGCCCTGTCGTGGGCGTCGGCCTGGGACATGACGCGGGACGGCGAACTGGCCACCCGCGACTACCTGTCGCTGGTGCTGTCCGGCATCGGCAAGGAGTCGGACATCGGCGTCGTCCAGTCGCTGCACCGCCAGGTGAAGCTGGCGCTGGACCTGTACGCGGCCCCGGACTGGCGCGAGACGGGCCTGGCGGCCTGGACGGCGGCGGCGCTGGAGCAGCTGCGGGCGGCCGAGCCGGGCAGCGACCACCAGCTGGCCTGGGCCCGCGCGTTCGCCGCCGCGGCCCGTACCGACGAGCAACTGGACCTGCTGCAGGGCCTGCTGGAGGGCACGCAGGAGCTCTCCGGGCTCGCCGTCGACACCGAGCTGCGCTGGTCGCTGCTGCACCGGCTGGCCGCCACCGGCCGGGCGGACGAGAAGGCCATCGCGGCGGAGCTGGACCGGGACAAGACCTCGGCGGGCGAGCGGTACGCGGCCACGTGCCGCGCGGCGCGTCCCACGGCGGAGGCGAAGGCCGAGGCCTGGGCGTCCGTGGTGGAGTCCGACCGGCTCCCCAACTCCACTCAGGAGGCCGTCATCGGCGGCTTCGTCCAGACCGACCAGCGGGAGCTGCTGGCGCCCTACACCGCGAAGTACTTCGACGCGGTGAAGGACATCTGGAACGCCCGCAGCCACGAGATGGCGCAGCAGATCGCGGTGGGCCTCTACCCGGCGCTGCAGGTCTCCCAGGAGACGCTGGACGCCACGGACGCCTGGCTGGCGTCGGCCGAGCCCAGCGCGGCGCTGCGCCGGCTGATGACGGAGTCGCGCGCGGGCATCGAGCGGGCGCTGAAGGCGCAGGCCGCGGACGCGGCGGCCTGA
- a CDS encoding DUF1203 domain-containing protein, whose translation MTTHTVYPARPHTTGHTALAIPGTALEELRVTDDAGRPAEPFTAREDGVPQDAVGAPLRCCLREVRAGERVALVSYAPLRRWAAGTGAAPGAYDEQGPVFIHAEACGGPDGAAGRYPALRAGALRVLRRYNARGQIIGGRLLEVSEDAQAAFDAALAEAFADPDTALVHVRAVEYGCFHFEVRPVR comes from the coding sequence ATGACGACCCACACCGTGTACCCGGCCCGCCCGCACACCACCGGCCACACCGCTCTCGCCATCCCCGGCACCGCACTGGAGGAGCTGCGGGTCACCGACGACGCCGGACGGCCCGCCGAACCGTTCACCGCCCGGGAGGACGGGGTGCCGCAGGACGCCGTCGGGGCGCCGCTGCGCTGCTGTCTGCGCGAGGTCCGGGCCGGCGAGCGGGTGGCGCTGGTCTCGTACGCGCCGCTGCGCCGCTGGGCGGCGGGGACCGGGGCGGCGCCCGGGGCGTACGACGAGCAGGGGCCGGTGTTCATCCACGCCGAGGCGTGCGGCGGGCCGGACGGCGCGGCCGGCCGGTACCCCGCGCTGCGGGCCGGTGCGCTGCGGGTGCTGCGCCGCTACAACGCCCGGGGGCAGATCATCGGCGGCCGCCTGCTGGAGGTGTCCGAGGACGCGCAGGCCGCGTTCGACGCCGCCCTCGCGGAGGCGTTCGCCGACCCGGACACGGCGCTGGTGCACGTACGGGCCGTGGAGTACGGCTGCTTCCACTTCGAGGTCCGGCCGGTCCGCTAG
- a CDS encoding aspartate-semialdehyde dehydrogenase, whose protein sequence is MRIGIVGATGQVGGVVRGILAERNFPVEQLRLFASARSAGRTLPWQDTEITVEDAATADYSALDIVIFSAGGATSKALAEKVADAGPVVIDNSSAWRRDPQVPLVVSEVNPSAITDRPKGIIANPNCTTMAAMPVLRPLHEEAGLVSLVVATYQAVSGSGLAGVEELDGQVRKAVEQDATKLTHDGAAVEFPEPDKYVRPIAFNVLPMAGSIVDDGLNETDEEQKLRHESRKILEIPELKVSGTCVRVPVFTGHSLQVNARFARPISPARAQELLAGAPGVTLSDVPTPLQAAGQDASFVGRIREDETAENGLALFVSNDNLRKGAALNAVQIAELVAAELRG, encoded by the coding sequence ATGAGGATCGGAATCGTCGGAGCCACCGGACAGGTCGGCGGCGTGGTGCGAGGCATCCTCGCCGAGCGGAACTTCCCGGTCGAGCAGCTGCGGCTGTTCGCTTCGGCCCGGTCCGCCGGACGTACCCTGCCCTGGCAGGACACCGAGATCACGGTCGAGGACGCGGCCACCGCCGACTACTCGGCGCTGGACATCGTGATCTTCTCGGCGGGCGGCGCCACGTCCAAGGCGCTGGCCGAGAAGGTCGCCGACGCCGGCCCGGTCGTGATCGACAACTCCTCGGCCTGGCGCCGCGACCCCCAGGTCCCGCTGGTCGTCTCCGAGGTCAACCCCTCGGCGATCACCGACCGGCCCAAGGGCATCATCGCCAACCCGAACTGCACCACCATGGCGGCGATGCCCGTGCTGCGCCCGCTGCACGAGGAGGCCGGCCTGGTCTCCCTGGTCGTCGCCACCTACCAGGCGGTCTCCGGCAGCGGTCTGGCCGGCGTGGAGGAGCTGGACGGCCAGGTCCGCAAGGCCGTCGAGCAGGACGCCACCAAGCTGACGCACGACGGCGCGGCCGTGGAGTTCCCCGAGCCGGACAAGTACGTCCGCCCGATCGCCTTCAACGTGCTGCCGATGGCCGGCTCGATCGTCGACGACGGTCTGAACGAGACCGACGAGGAGCAGAAGCTCCGCCACGAGAGCCGCAAGATCCTGGAGATCCCGGAGCTGAAGGTGTCCGGCACCTGCGTCCGCGTCCCGGTCTTCACCGGCCACTCGCTGCAGGTCAACGCCCGCTTCGCGCGGCCGATCAGCCCGGCCCGTGCCCAGGAGCTGCTGGCCGGCGCCCCCGGCGTCACCCTCTCGGACGTCCCCACCCCGCTCCAGGCCGCCGGCCAGGACGCGTCCTTCGTGGGCCGGATCCGCGAGGACGAGACCGCCGAGAACGGCCTGGCGCTGTTCGTCTCCAACGACAACCTCCGCAAGGGCGCGGCGCTGAACGCCGTCCAGATCGCGGAGCTGGTCGCCGCGGAGCTGCGCGGCTGA
- a CDS encoding TIGR03767 family metallophosphoesterase, whose amino-acid sequence MSRIRSAATFDRRTFLTATGAAGAATGLGLAFGVGPDRQAQAATVTSGPAPAAPAPVQAPAVPRTPYTRGTTLAGVSAPRGSGGYRRLTDGPAWKRVVRSDLAAAHGGRDGRRTALASFVQFTDLHLVDVQSPLRYEYLRAETASAWRPQEALSVAGVVSLIERVNALPGGPATGAPLSFVMTTGDNTDNNSKLELEWFLTAMSGGRITPNSGDPRRYEGVQDSGLKLYWQPESALRDADKQVGFPRLDGFLDAAIRTVHSPGLRLPWYSTVGNHDSLPGGCYAPGDPFWAEFATGDRKLETLPAAEAAKVWKAVKDGLDPRGADFKRLLTSHAKQTRQVTPDERRAPFTRAEYLRAHLDPAHTGPGPHGHGYTSADLAANRLYYTFRISDDVLGISLDTTDPGGHYTGSVGDAQLRWLERTLKGNEKGEKAHVLVFSHHTSKTMNNTRTDPAHPHERRHTGAELVEVLSAHPSVVGWINGHSHKNEILAHDGFWEISTASHIDFPQLARVIELVDNHDGTLSLFTTLIESAAPHRTDFDDLSQTGLAALYRELSFNAPKARTDLAGTAGDRNVELLLKRR is encoded by the coding sequence ATGTCCCGTATACGGTCCGCCGCCACCTTCGACCGCCGTACGTTCCTCACCGCCACCGGAGCGGCCGGCGCCGCCACCGGGCTCGGGCTCGCCTTCGGCGTCGGCCCGGACCGGCAGGCCCAGGCCGCCACCGTCACCTCCGGCCCGGCCCCGGCCGCGCCCGCCCCGGTACAGGCCCCGGCCGTCCCGCGCACCCCGTACACCCGGGGCACCACCCTCGCCGGGGTGTCCGCGCCGCGCGGCAGCGGGGGCTACCGCCGGCTCACCGACGGCCCCGCCTGGAAGCGGGTGGTCCGCTCCGACCTCGCCGCGGCGCACGGCGGGCGCGACGGGCGGCGCACCGCGCTGGCGTCGTTCGTGCAGTTCACCGACCTGCACCTGGTCGACGTGCAGAGTCCGCTGCGCTACGAGTACCTGCGCGCCGAGACCGCCAGCGCCTGGCGGCCGCAGGAGGCGCTGTCGGTGGCCGGGGTCGTGTCGCTGATCGAGCGGGTCAACGCGCTGCCCGGCGGACCCGCCACCGGCGCCCCGCTGTCGTTCGTGATGACCACCGGCGACAACACCGACAACAACTCCAAGCTGGAGCTGGAGTGGTTCCTGACCGCCATGAGCGGCGGCCGGATCACCCCGAACTCCGGCGACCCGCGCCGCTACGAAGGCGTCCAGGACAGCGGCCTGAAGCTGTACTGGCAGCCGGAGAGCGCGCTGCGCGACGCCGACAAGCAGGTGGGCTTCCCGCGGCTGGACGGGTTCCTCGACGCCGCGATCCGCACCGTCCACAGCCCGGGGCTGCGGCTGCCCTGGTACTCGACGGTCGGCAACCACGACTCGCTGCCCGGCGGGTGCTACGCCCCCGGCGACCCCTTCTGGGCCGAGTTCGCCACCGGCGACCGCAAGCTGGAGACGCTGCCCGCCGCCGAGGCCGCCAAGGTCTGGAAGGCGGTCAAGGACGGCCTCGACCCGCGGGGCGCGGACTTCAAGCGGCTGCTGACCTCGCACGCCAAGCAGACCCGGCAGGTCACCCCCGACGAGCGGCGCGCCCCCTTCACCCGGGCCGAGTACCTGCGCGCCCACCTCGACCCGGCGCACACCGGCCCCGGCCCGCACGGCCACGGCTACACCTCCGCCGACCTCGCGGCGAACCGGCTGTACTACACCTTCCGGATCTCCGACGACGTCCTCGGGATCAGCCTGGACACCACCGACCCCGGCGGCCACTACACCGGCTCGGTCGGCGACGCCCAGCTGCGCTGGCTGGAGCGGACGCTCAAGGGGAACGAGAAGGGGGAGAAGGCCCATGTGCTGGTCTTCAGCCACCACACCAGCAAGACGATGAACAACACCAGGACCGACCCGGCCCACCCGCACGAGCGCCGGCACACCGGCGCCGAACTGGTGGAGGTGCTGTCCGCGCACCCCTCGGTCGTCGGCTGGATCAACGGCCACAGCCACAAGAACGAGATCCTCGCGCACGACGGCTTCTGGGAGATCTCCACCGCCTCGCACATCGACTTCCCGCAGCTGGCCCGGGTCATCGAGCTGGTGGACAACCACGACGGCACGCTGTCGCTGTTCACCACCCTGATCGAGTCGGCCGCCCCGCACCGCACGGACTTCGACGACCTCTCGCAGACCGGGCTGGCGGCCCTCTACCGCGAGCTGTCCTTCAACGCCCCCAAGGCCCGTACGGACCTGGCGGGCACCGCCGGGGACCGCAACGTCGAGCTGCTGCTCAAGCGGCGCTGA
- the alc gene encoding allantoicase — MTAEPAAHATDPHANDANPYGGGDPYADYRGGDFPFTSLVDLADRRLGAGVIAANDEFFAERENLLKPTPAVFDPEHFGHKGKIMDGWETRRRRGADGDHPFPADDEHDWALIRLAAPGVIRGVIVDTAHFRGNYPQQITVEATALPGSPGPEELLADGVKWEELVPRTPVRGHAANGFAVTVERRFTHLRLKQHPDGGIARLRVHGEVVPDPEWLDALGTLDLVSVLHGGTVEDASDRFYSSPTQLIRPDLSRKMDDGWENRRRRVRGTNDWVRFRLAAQGEIRAVEIDTAYLKGNSAGWAALSGCNGDPSDEAGWFEILPKTRLQPDTPHRFRLPAAVTATHVRLDVFPDGGLARLRLHGELTAAGREALGSRFTALGG, encoded by the coding sequence ATGACCGCCGAACCGGCCGCCCACGCCACCGATCCGCACGCCAACGACGCGAACCCGTACGGCGGCGGAGACCCCTACGCCGACTACCGCGGCGGCGACTTCCCCTTCACCTCGCTCGTCGACCTCGCCGACCGCCGCCTCGGCGCCGGGGTGATCGCCGCGAACGACGAGTTCTTCGCCGAGCGCGAGAACCTGCTGAAGCCCACCCCGGCGGTCTTCGACCCCGAGCACTTCGGCCACAAGGGCAAGATCATGGACGGCTGGGAGACCCGGCGCCGCCGCGGCGCCGACGGCGACCACCCCTTCCCGGCCGACGACGAGCACGACTGGGCGCTGATCCGCCTCGCCGCCCCCGGCGTGATCCGCGGCGTGATCGTCGACACCGCCCACTTCCGGGGCAACTACCCCCAGCAGATCACCGTCGAGGCCACCGCGCTCCCCGGCAGCCCCGGCCCCGAGGAGCTGCTCGCCGACGGGGTGAAGTGGGAGGAGCTGGTCCCGCGCACGCCCGTCCGCGGCCATGCCGCCAACGGCTTCGCGGTCACCGTGGAGCGCCGCTTCACCCACCTCCGGCTCAAGCAGCACCCCGACGGGGGCATAGCCCGCCTGAGGGTCCACGGCGAGGTCGTGCCGGACCCGGAGTGGCTCGACGCGCTCGGCACCCTCGACCTGGTGTCGGTGCTGCACGGCGGCACCGTCGAGGACGCCTCCGACCGCTTCTACTCCTCGCCCACCCAGCTCATCCGGCCCGACCTGTCCCGCAAGATGGACGACGGCTGGGAGAACCGCCGCCGCCGGGTGCGGGGCACGAACGACTGGGTCCGCTTCCGGCTCGCCGCCCAGGGCGAGATCCGCGCCGTGGAGATCGACACCGCCTACCTCAAGGGCAACTCCGCGGGCTGGGCCGCCCTGTCCGGGTGCAATGGCGACCCGTCCGACGAGGCCGGCTGGTTCGAGATCCTGCCGAAGACCAGGCTCCAGCCCGACACCCCGCACCGCTTCCGGCTGCCGGCGGCCGTGACGGCCACCCACGTACGGCTGGACGTCTTCCCCGACGGCGGCCTGGCACGGCTGCGTCTGCACGGCGAACTCACCGCGGCGGGCCGCGAAGCCCTCGGCAGCCGCTTCACCGCCCTCGGCGGCTGA
- a CDS encoding acyl-ACP desaturase translates to MTIAPARHNGELGQAAWSDAQLLYALEEVVEKELDRHLKVAKDWMPHEYVPWSDGRNFPGPLDGDAWEPEQSKVSDIGRIALVVNLLTEDNLPSYHHEIATLFGRDGAWGTWVHRWTAEEGRHGIVMRDYLLTSRAVDPDELERFRMAHMSEGFESDNAHSMLHSVAYVAFQELATRISHRNTGHHSGDPVCDRMLARIATDENLHMVFYRNLLGAAFEMAPDQTMCAVRDVVTGFRMPGHGMPGFERSAARMAIGGIYNLRIHHDDVLQPVLRFLKVLEIGGLGPAGLAAQEELGLFMDGLDGQARKFDERQAAILARREANRRA, encoded by the coding sequence GTGACCATCGCCCCCGCCCGCCATAACGGAGAGCTCGGCCAGGCCGCCTGGAGCGACGCTCAGCTGCTCTACGCGCTCGAAGAGGTCGTCGAGAAGGAACTCGACCGCCACCTGAAGGTCGCCAAGGACTGGATGCCGCACGAGTACGTGCCCTGGAGCGACGGGCGCAACTTCCCCGGGCCGCTGGACGGCGACGCCTGGGAGCCCGAGCAGTCCAAGGTCAGCGACATCGGCCGGATCGCCCTCGTGGTCAACCTCCTCACCGAGGACAACCTCCCCAGCTACCACCACGAGATCGCCACCCTCTTCGGCCGCGACGGCGCCTGGGGCACCTGGGTGCACCGCTGGACCGCCGAGGAGGGCCGGCACGGCATCGTGATGCGCGACTACCTCCTCACCAGCCGCGCCGTCGACCCGGACGAGCTGGAGCGCTTCCGCATGGCCCACATGTCGGAGGGCTTCGAGTCCGACAACGCGCACAGCATGCTGCACTCGGTGGCGTACGTCGCCTTCCAGGAGCTGGCCACCCGCATCTCGCACCGCAACACCGGCCACCACTCCGGCGACCCGGTCTGCGACCGGATGCTGGCCCGGATCGCCACCGACGAGAACCTCCACATGGTCTTCTACCGCAACCTCCTGGGCGCGGCCTTCGAGATGGCGCCGGACCAGACCATGTGCGCGGTGCGCGACGTCGTCACCGGCTTCCGGATGCCCGGCCACGGCATGCCCGGCTTCGAGCGGTCCGCCGCGCGGATGGCGATAGGCGGGATCTACAACCTGCGGATCCACCACGACGACGTGCTGCAGCCGGTGCTGCGCTTCCTGAAGGTGCTGGAGATCGGCGGGCTGGGTCCGGCCGGGCTGGCCGCGCAGGAGGAGCTGGGGCTGTTCATGGACGGCCTGGACGGCCAGGCGCGGAAGTTCGACGAGCGCCAGGCCGCCATCCTCGCCCGCCGCGAGGCCAACCGCCGCGCCTGA
- a CDS encoding LysR family transcriptional regulator — MADWDLKKLRILRTLHELGTVTATAEALHMTPSAVSQQLTGLAKTLGVTLLEAQGRRVRLTDAAQLVLRHAEAVFAQLERADADLLGYLQGEAGQVRVGAFSTAIPALVVPAVQGLRASHPGLSVVVREAEAEAAYELLAEGSVDLALSLAAHAPTPRDPKFSRVALLADPLDVALPAGHPRAGEPGLRLADLAGEPWIFGSSGPWSQITTAACENAGFVPEQAHAAADWSAIWAMVAAGMGVALVPRMALAGGLAAGRGAAEGGVRGGGRGVAVRVLDADQPRRHVVAAVRRGSEAAPGLARVLAALRQAAAAQAPGDPTVQPS; from the coding sequence ATGGCCGACTGGGATCTCAAGAAGCTGCGCATCCTGCGCACCCTCCACGAGCTGGGCACGGTCACCGCGACCGCCGAGGCGCTGCACATGACGCCCTCGGCGGTCTCCCAGCAGCTGACCGGGCTGGCCAAGACGCTCGGGGTCACGCTGCTGGAGGCGCAGGGCCGGCGGGTCCGGCTGACCGACGCCGCGCAGCTGGTGCTGCGGCACGCCGAGGCGGTCTTCGCCCAGCTGGAGCGTGCGGACGCGGACCTGCTCGGCTACCTCCAGGGCGAGGCCGGCCAGGTGCGGGTCGGCGCCTTCTCCACGGCCATCCCCGCCCTGGTGGTCCCGGCCGTCCAGGGTCTGCGCGCCAGCCACCCGGGGCTGTCGGTCGTCGTACGGGAGGCGGAGGCCGAGGCGGCGTACGAGCTGCTGGCCGAGGGCAGCGTCGATCTGGCGCTGTCGCTGGCCGCGCACGCCCCCACCCCGCGCGACCCCAAGTTCAGCCGGGTCGCGCTGCTCGCCGACCCGCTGGACGTGGCGCTGCCGGCCGGCCATCCGCGGGCCGGCGAGCCGGGGCTGCGGCTGGCCGACCTCGCGGGCGAGCCCTGGATCTTCGGCAGCAGCGGCCCCTGGTCGCAGATCACCACCGCCGCCTGTGAGAACGCCGGGTTCGTGCCCGAGCAGGCGCACGCCGCCGCCGACTGGAGCGCGATCTGGGCGATGGTCGCGGCGGGCATGGGTGTGGCGCTGGTGCCCCGGATGGCGCTGGCCGGCGGGCTGGCCGCCGGGCGCGGGGCGGCGGAGGGCGGCGTACGGGGCGGGGGCCGCGGAGTGGCGGTGCGGGTCCTGGACGCCGACCAGCCGCGCCGTCATGTGGTCGCCGCCGTCCGCCGCGGCTCCGAGGCCGCGCCGGGCCTGGCGCGGGTGCTCGCCGCGCTGCGGCAGGCGGCCGCCGCCCAGGCGCCGGGAGACCCGACCGTTCAGCCCAGCTGA